Proteins co-encoded in one Ruegeria sp. HKCCD4315 genomic window:
- a CDS encoding cyclase family protein has protein sequence MARRFVDLSVPLETGIVSDPPIMLPEIEYLTHDQTAEQVMSFFPGLAKEDLPGGEGWALERLQIATHNGTHLDAPYHHHSTMNKGERAITIDEVPLEWCMNPGVKLDFRHFEDGYVVTAADVEAELKRIGHTLNPLDIVVVNTSAGTQYGQPDYLMKGCGMGREATLYLTERGVRVTGTDAWSWDAPFPLTAQEYAETKDPSIIWEGHRASMEIGYCHMEKLTNLETLPPTGFEISCFPFKIKGASAGFIRAVAIFEDPDE, from the coding sequence ATGGCGCGGCGTTTTGTGGACCTGTCCGTCCCGCTGGAAACCGGCATTGTATCGGACCCGCCGATCATGCTGCCCGAGATCGAATACCTGACCCATGACCAAACTGCCGAGCAGGTCATGTCCTTTTTTCCCGGTCTTGCCAAAGAAGACCTGCCGGGTGGCGAGGGCTGGGCGCTGGAACGTTTGCAAATCGCGACCCACAACGGCACCCACCTGGACGCGCCCTACCACCACCATTCCACAATGAACAAAGGCGAGCGGGCTATCACCATTGATGAGGTTCCTTTGGAATGGTGCATGAACCCCGGTGTTAAACTGGATTTCCGTCATTTCGAGGATGGCTATGTGGTCACCGCAGCAGACGTAGAAGCCGAGCTGAAGCGGATCGGTCATACGCTGAACCCGTTGGATATCGTGGTGGTCAACACCTCGGCAGGGACGCAGTACGGTCAACCCGACTATCTGATGAAGGGGTGCGGTATGGGCCGTGAGGCGACTTTGTACCTGACAGAACGCGGGGTGCGGGTGACCGGAACAGATGCCTGGAGTTGGGATGCGCCCTTTCCGCTGACCGCGCAGGAATATGCGGAGACCAAAGACCCCTCGATCATCTGGGAAGGGCACCGTGCCTCGATGGAGATCGGGTATTGCCACATGGAAAAGCTGACCAATCTGGAAACGCTTCCACCGACAGGGTTTGAGATTTCCTGTTTTCCCTTCAAGATCAAAGGTGCGTCGGCCGGGTTCATCCGCGCCGTTGCGATCTTTGAAGATCCGGACGAGTGA
- a CDS encoding LysR family transcriptional regulator: protein MIEIRDLQLLSALARHRHFAKAAEECGISQPAFSMRIRNLEDRLGVSIVRRANRFQGLTEEGEMIVQRARRILDDTKALEQQVLAAKGEITGTLILGVIPTAIAFTGRLIKRLRDAHPRIVTRIETMSATAIQHRLDEGSLDAGITYGDSIGTDLRQVQPLYEETYVLLIPSHMTDETGPIPWAQVAEFPLSLLEPQMQNRRILDRIFAEQGLHPDVVAETSGFTASMVMAREGLAATVVPRVLVRALGDLRGTKVLPLVDPIVSKPICLATLNRDPELPTVQALRAVVTSLR, encoded by the coding sequence ATGATCGAAATCCGCGACCTCCAACTCCTCAGCGCCTTGGCGCGGCATCGCCACTTTGCCAAAGCGGCCGAGGAATGCGGGATTTCGCAGCCTGCCTTCTCGATGCGTATCCGCAACCTTGAGGACCGGCTGGGCGTCTCAATCGTCCGTCGCGCCAACCGGTTTCAGGGCCTAACCGAAGAGGGCGAGATGATCGTCCAGCGGGCGCGGCGTATTCTTGATGATACCAAAGCGCTGGAACAGCAGGTGCTGGCCGCCAAAGGTGAGATCACCGGTACGCTGATCCTTGGCGTGATCCCCACCGCGATCGCCTTCACCGGTCGCCTGATCAAACGGCTGCGCGACGCGCATCCTCGCATCGTAACGCGGATCGAGACCATGTCCGCTACGGCAATTCAGCACCGCCTGGACGAGGGCAGTCTGGATGCAGGCATCACCTATGGCGACAGTATCGGCACCGATCTGCGGCAGGTGCAGCCTCTGTACGAAGAAACCTATGTCCTGCTGATTCCGTCACATATGACCGACGAGACCGGCCCGATCCCTTGGGCGCAGGTGGCAGAATTCCCGCTCAGCCTGCTGGAGCCGCAGATGCAGAACCGGAGAATTCTGGACCGGATATTCGCCGAACAGGGACTTCATCCAGACGTTGTGGCCGAAACCAGCGGGTTCACGGCCTCGATGGTGATGGCGCGTGAGGGGCTGGCGGCCACCGTTGTCCCCCGCGTTCTGGTGCGCGCGCTGGGCGATTTGAGGGGGACCAAGGTGCTGCCCTTGGTCGATCCCATTGTCAGCAAACCGATTTGTCTGGCGACCCTCAACCGTGATCCGGAACTGCCGACGGTTCAGGCTTTACGTGCTGTGGTGACGTCTTTGCGGTGA
- the ychF gene encoding redox-regulated ATPase YchF: protein MGFKMGIVGLPNVGKSTLFNALTKTAAAQAANFPFCTIEPNVGDVAVPDDRLDKLAAIAASKQIIPTRMTFVDIAGLVKGASKGEGLGNQFLANIRETDAIAHVLRCFEDGDVTHVDGRVDPVADADTIETELMLADLESIEKRRANLVRKLKGNDKEAQQQDRLLAEAQAMLENGKPARLVEVSDEDAKAWKMLQLLTTKPVLYVCNVSEEEAAEGNEYSAKVAEMAAAQGNSHVIISAKIEEEISLLEEDEAQMFLEEMGLEEPGLDRLIRAGYDLLKLETYFTVGPKEARAWTIRTGTAAPQAAGVIHGDFEKGFIRAETIAFDDYIAANGEQGAKEAGKMRAEGKGYIVKDGDVMHFLFNT from the coding sequence ATGGGCTTTAAAATGGGAATCGTGGGTCTGCCGAATGTGGGCAAATCGACCCTGTTCAACGCGTTGACCAAAACCGCAGCCGCGCAGGCGGCGAACTTCCCGTTTTGCACCATCGAGCCAAACGTGGGCGACGTGGCCGTGCCGGATGACCGTCTGGACAAGCTGGCCGCGATTGCTGCGTCGAAACAGATTATTCCAACGCGGATGACGTTCGTGGATATTGCCGGCCTGGTCAAAGGTGCCTCAAAGGGTGAGGGTCTGGGTAACCAGTTTCTGGCCAACATTCGTGAAACCGACGCCATTGCACATGTGCTGCGCTGTTTCGAAGACGGCGACGTGACCCACGTGGATGGCCGCGTCGATCCCGTTGCGGACGCCGACACCATCGAGACAGAGCTGATGCTGGCCGATCTGGAAAGCATCGAAAAGCGCCGCGCCAATCTGGTGCGCAAGCTGAAGGGCAATGACAAAGAAGCACAGCAGCAGGATCGCCTGTTGGCCGAGGCACAGGCTATGCTGGAAAACGGCAAGCCTGCGCGATTGGTCGAAGTGAGCGACGAAGACGCCAAGGCATGGAAGATGCTGCAACTGCTGACCACCAAACCGGTGCTTTATGTCTGCAATGTATCCGAGGAAGAGGCGGCTGAGGGCAACGAGTATTCAGCGAAAGTGGCCGAGATGGCTGCCGCGCAGGGTAATTCTCACGTCATCATCAGCGCCAAGATCGAAGAAGAGATCAGCCTGTTGGAAGAAGACGAAGCCCAGATGTTCCTTGAGGAAATGGGGTTGGAAGAACCCGGCCTCGACCGCCTGATCCGCGCGGGCTACGACCTGCTGAAGCTGGAAACCTATTTCACCGTCGGCCCGAAAGAGGCCCGCGCTTGGACCATCCGCACCGGCACCGCCGCGCCACAAGCGGCTGGTGTCATCCATGGTGATTTCGAAAAGGGTTTCATCCGCGCCGAGACCATCGCCTTTGACGACTACATCGCCGCCAATGGTGAGCAAGGTGCCAAAGAAGCGGGAAAGATGCGGGCCGAGGGCAAGGGCTACATCGTCAAGGATGGCGATGTGATGCATTTTTTGTTTAACACTTAA
- a CDS encoding GFA family protein, producing the protein MKKYEGSCHCGAIAFAFVCPEVKRIMRCDCSLCARKGIAMTTTTIAPNDIEICDPEGVLATYQFGTMTARHHFCSRCGIHAFVETRLNPGHYRVNLGCVDELDAMRLPEELYDGNSL; encoded by the coding sequence ATGAAAAAATACGAAGGAAGCTGCCACTGCGGAGCTATTGCATTCGCCTTCGTGTGCCCTGAGGTGAAACGCATCATGCGATGCGACTGCTCTTTGTGCGCACGCAAAGGGATCGCGATGACAACAACTACAATTGCGCCCAACGATATTGAGATTTGTGATCCAGAAGGTGTCCTCGCGACTTACCAGTTTGGCACAATGACAGCGCGACATCACTTTTGCAGCCGTTGTGGCATCCACGCATTTGTCGAGACACGACTGAACCCTGGGCACTATCGCGTAAACCTCGGTTGCGTCGATGAACTTGATGCCATGAGATTGCCTGAGGAACTGTACGACGGGAATTCGCTCTGA
- a CDS encoding thioesterase family protein, protein MLQETQPLGGHDGPYDAPVEIHEFALHPDWIDYNGHMNVGYYGVAFDMAFERLLVDHLGLGEPQVQALGQGPYVLQSHMQFLREVTDDMTIYFQFRLLDADHKRGHYFGQMISAPDQTVCATQEVLFMNVSHRTGRSEPYPDWAVTRLARMVSDHASLPPTPQIGQPIGIRRK, encoded by the coding sequence ATGCTACAGGAAACACAGCCCTTAGGTGGCCATGATGGTCCGTACGATGCGCCTGTTGAAATTCACGAGTTTGCGCTGCATCCAGACTGGATCGACTACAACGGGCATATGAACGTGGGCTATTACGGCGTCGCGTTCGATATGGCTTTTGAACGGTTGCTTGTCGATCATCTTGGCCTTGGCGAGCCTCAGGTCCAGGCGTTGGGGCAGGGGCCGTACGTCCTGCAATCCCACATGCAGTTTCTGCGCGAAGTGACCGACGACATGACGATCTATTTCCAGTTTCGATTGTTGGATGCAGATCACAAACGGGGGCACTATTTCGGTCAAATGATCTCGGCCCCCGACCAGACTGTATGCGCCACGCAAGAAGTGCTGTTCATGAATGTCAGCCACAGAACAGGTCGGTCCGAACCCTATCCGGATTGGGCGGTCACTCGGTTGGCACGGATGGTGTCGGATCACGCGTCTTTGCCACCCACGCCCCAGATTGGGCAGCCGATTGGTATTCGCCGCAAATGA
- the fdhF gene encoding formate dehydrogenase subunit alpha, which produces MLDASPTKTVTFNLNGDDVTVPEGTTIWEAANGRGLVIPHLCHKPAPGYKPDGNCRACMVEVEGERTLVASCIRPAAEGMVVKTDTDRAEKSRAMVLELLVADQPEQPHDASSHFWDMAKLNDVSDSRFPAKEAEKIPLLDDSHVAMRVNLDACINCNLCVRACRDVQVNDVIGMAGRGHTAQVVFDQNDPMGASTCVACGECVQACPTGALMPATVLDDQQLGDSKDYDSETESVCPFCGVGCKVSLKVKDGKVKYVEGINGPANEGRLCVKGRFGFDYIHHPHRLTKPLIRREDAPEKGLNVDPSDLSTHFREATWEEAMDLAATKLKALRDEDPRSVAGFGSAKCTNEEAYLFQKFIRQGFKHNNVDHCTRLCHASSVAALIENVGSGAVTATFNEIENADVAIIIGANPIENHPVAATYFKQFTKRGGKLIVMDPRGVGMRKFADEMLQFRPGADVSMLNAIMNVIVEEELYDSQYIHRWTENWEAEKEHLRQFTPEAMAPICGIEPDQLRRVARTFAQAKAGLIFWGMGVSQHIHGTDNSRCLISLALMTGNVGKPGAGLHPLRGQNNVQGASDAGLIPMFLPDYKTVTDENIRAQFTDVWGSDDFSNEKGLTVTEIIDQIYARNIKGMYILGENPAMSDPDVNHARDALAKLDLMIVQDIFLTETANYADIILPASALYEKNGTVSNTNRQVQRVRPAVAPPGEAREDWAITVELAQRIGLNWEYTDVSQVFAEMKLTMESLDNITWERLETETITYPSLSETDPGQSIVFGDGFPRADGKAKFTPASIIPPDEAPDEEYPMIATTGRQLEHWHTGSMTRRATVLDAVEPEANCSMNPRTLKLMGIEPGEMIRLTTRRGSIEIMVRADRAIAEDMVFIPFAYVEAAANMLTNSAIDPYGKIPEFKFSAIKVEKIEDAIAAE; this is translated from the coding sequence ATGCTTGACGCAAGCCCAACCAAGACCGTCACCTTCAACCTGAACGGCGATGACGTCACTGTGCCCGAGGGCACCACGATCTGGGAAGCGGCCAATGGCCGTGGACTGGTGATCCCCCACCTGTGCCACAAACCGGCACCCGGCTACAAACCAGACGGCAACTGCCGCGCGTGCATGGTCGAAGTCGAAGGCGAGCGCACTCTGGTCGCCTCATGCATTCGTCCGGCGGCCGAAGGGATGGTCGTTAAGACCGACACCGACCGCGCCGAGAAATCTCGTGCCATGGTCCTGGAACTGCTGGTGGCCGACCAGCCCGAGCAACCGCATGATGCCTCAAGCCATTTCTGGGACATGGCCAAGCTGAACGATGTCAGCGACAGCCGATTTCCTGCAAAAGAGGCCGAGAAAATCCCTCTGCTGGATGACAGCCACGTTGCGATGCGTGTCAATCTGGACGCCTGCATCAACTGCAACCTTTGCGTCCGTGCCTGCCGTGACGTGCAGGTGAATGACGTGATCGGCATGGCTGGTCGCGGCCACACCGCGCAGGTGGTGTTCGACCAGAACGACCCAATGGGCGCATCAACTTGCGTGGCCTGTGGTGAATGTGTTCAGGCTTGCCCGACCGGTGCGCTGATGCCCGCCACCGTGCTGGATGATCAGCAACTGGGCGACAGCAAGGACTACGATTCCGAGACCGAAAGCGTCTGCCCGTTCTGCGGTGTGGGCTGTAAAGTCTCGCTGAAGGTCAAAGACGGCAAGGTCAAATATGTCGAGGGCATCAACGGCCCCGCTAACGAAGGCCGTCTGTGTGTCAAAGGCCGCTTTGGCTTTGACTACATCCACCACCCGCACCGCCTGACCAAGCCGTTGATCCGGCGCGAAGATGCCCCTGAAAAGGGTCTGAACGTCGATCCTTCGGACCTGTCGACTCATTTCCGCGAAGCAACGTGGGAAGAGGCGATGGATCTGGCCGCCACCAAGCTAAAAGCCTTGCGCGACGAAGACCCGCGCAGCGTTGCGGGTTTTGGCTCGGCCAAGTGTACCAACGAAGAAGCCTATCTGTTCCAGAAGTTCATCCGTCAGGGATTCAAGCACAACAACGTCGACCACTGCACCCGTTTGTGCCACGCGTCGTCCGTTGCAGCGTTGATCGAGAACGTGGGATCGGGCGCTGTGACCGCGACCTTCAACGAGATCGAAAACGCGGATGTGGCAATCATCATCGGGGCCAACCCGATTGAAAACCACCCCGTTGCTGCGACCTACTTCAAGCAATTCACCAAACGCGGCGGCAAACTGATTGTGATGGATCCGCGCGGCGTCGGGATGCGCAAATTCGCGGATGAGATGCTGCAATTCCGCCCGGGTGCTGATGTCTCGATGCTCAACGCGATCATGAACGTGATTGTCGAAGAGGAACTCTACGACAGCCAGTACATCCACCGCTGGACCGAGAACTGGGAGGCCGAGAAAGAACATCTGCGCCAGTTCACGCCCGAGGCGATGGCACCGATCTGTGGCATCGAACCAGATCAGTTGCGCCGCGTGGCCCGCACATTTGCGCAGGCCAAGGCCGGTCTGATCTTCTGGGGCATGGGCGTCAGCCAGCATATCCACGGCACCGACAACTCGCGCTGCCTGATCAGCCTGGCGCTGATGACAGGAAACGTCGGTAAACCCGGCGCGGGTCTGCACCCTCTGCGTGGCCAGAACAACGTTCAAGGTGCCTCGGATGCGGGTCTGATCCCGATGTTCCTGCCGGACTACAAGACCGTCACGGATGAAAACATCCGGGCTCAGTTCACCGATGTCTGGGGTTCGGACGATTTCTCGAACGAGAAGGGCCTGACCGTTACCGAGATCATTGATCAGATCTATGCGCGCAACATCAAGGGTATGTACATTCTGGGCGAAAACCCGGCCATGTCCGACCCGGATGTAAACCACGCCCGTGATGCTTTGGCCAAGCTGGATCTGATGATCGTGCAGGACATTTTCCTGACTGAAACGGCGAACTATGCCGACATCATCCTGCCTGCCTCGGCGCTCTATGAAAAGAACGGCACGGTGTCGAACACCAACCGCCAGGTACAGCGTGTACGCCCGGCCGTGGCACCTCCGGGTGAGGCGCGCGAGGATTGGGCAATTACGGTTGAGTTGGCGCAGCGCATCGGTCTGAACTGGGAGTACACCGATGTATCTCAGGTCTTTGCCGAGATGAAGCTGACCATGGAGTCGCTGGACAACATCACGTGGGAACGTCTGGAAACCGAGACGATCACTTACCCGTCGCTCAGCGAGACCGACCCGGGCCAGTCCATCGTGTTCGGCGACGGCTTCCCGCGGGCCGACGGCAAGGCCAAGTTTACTCCGGCCAGCATCATCCCACCGGATGAGGCCCCGGATGAAGAGTACCCGATGATCGCCACAACAGGTCGCCAGTTGGAGCATTGGCACACAGGTTCAATGACCCGCCGCGCCACTGTTCTGGATGCCGTAGAGCCGGAAGCGAACTGCTCGATGAACCCGCGCACGCTCAAGCTGATGGGGATCGAACCGGGCGAGATGATCCGCTTGACCACCCGTCGCGGTTCCATCGAGATCATGGTGCGTGCCGACCGGGCGATCGCCGAAGACATGGTGTTCATCCCGTTTGCCTATGTCGAGGCGGCTGCGAACATGCTGACCAATTCGGCCATCGACCCCTATGGCAAGATCCCCGAGTTCAAGTTCTCGGCGATAAAGGTCGAAAAGATCGAAGACGCCATCGCAGCGGAATAA
- a CDS encoding NAD(P)H-dependent oxidoreductase subunit E, whose amino-acid sequence MAPLDTKPSGAPKGVWKSGKGKGRHTPKGRQFTDEAQAEIHRLLGDRPRRRDLLIEFLHLIQDAHGHISADHIAALAVEMRVGQAEIYETATFYAHFDVVKEDETPPPALTIRVCDSLSCEMAGAQQLQKALEDGLDPAEVRVVRAPCMGRCDTAPVLEIGHNHIDHATPEKVQAAIAAGDTHAHLPDYEAFAAYEANGGYAKLKELRDGGDWEKVQEDVLSSGLRGLGGAGFPSGKKWGFVRMNEGPRYLAVNGDEGEPGTFKDRYYLERTPHVFLEGMLIAAWAVEAETCFIYMRDEYPAVLEILRREIAALEQAGIVDKGYIDLRRGAGAYICGEESAMIESIEGKKGLPRHRPPFVAQVGVFNRPTLVHNVETLYWVTKVCREGPECLNSTEKNGRTGLRSYSVSGRVAKPGVYLLPAGSTILDVIDAAGGMAEGHVFKAYQPGGPSSGLLPSSIDDVPLDFDTLQPLGTFIGSAAVVVLSNQDTARDAALNMLRFFEDESCGQCTPCRAGCEKAVKLMQADKWDTELLEDLCQVMGDASICGLGQAAPNPIRLVMKHFADEI is encoded by the coding sequence ATGGCACCATTAGATACCAAGCCATCAGGCGCACCCAAGGGCGTCTGGAAGTCAGGTAAAGGCAAGGGGCGGCACACGCCTAAAGGCCGTCAATTCACGGATGAGGCGCAGGCTGAAATTCATCGCCTGTTGGGTGACCGCCCGCGCCGCCGTGACCTGTTGATCGAATTTCTGCATTTGATTCAGGACGCACACGGCCATATCAGCGCCGATCACATCGCTGCGCTGGCTGTTGAGATGCGTGTCGGACAGGCTGAGATCTATGAGACCGCCACCTTCTATGCTCATTTCGATGTGGTGAAAGAGGACGAGACGCCTCCGCCCGCGCTGACGATCCGGGTCTGTGATTCCCTGTCTTGTGAAATGGCTGGTGCCCAGCAGCTGCAGAAAGCTCTGGAAGACGGCTTGGATCCGGCTGAGGTCCGCGTTGTTCGTGCGCCGTGCATGGGCCGTTGTGATACCGCTCCGGTGTTGGAGATCGGTCACAACCATATCGATCATGCGACACCCGAAAAGGTACAGGCTGCGATTGCAGCGGGCGACACCCACGCCCATCTGCCCGATTATGAAGCCTTCGCCGCCTATGAAGCCAATGGCGGTTACGCCAAGCTAAAAGAGCTGCGCGACGGCGGTGATTGGGAAAAGGTGCAAGAAGACGTGCTGTCCTCGGGCCTGCGTGGTCTGGGTGGCGCCGGTTTCCCGTCGGGTAAGAAATGGGGCTTTGTTCGCATGAACGAAGGTCCACGCTATCTGGCCGTAAACGGAGATGAGGGCGAGCCGGGCACGTTCAAGGACCGTTACTATCTGGAACGCACTCCGCATGTCTTCCTTGAGGGCATGTTGATCGCCGCATGGGCGGTGGAGGCTGAAACCTGCTTTATCTACATGCGCGATGAATATCCGGCAGTGCTGGAGATTCTGCGCCGTGAAATTGCTGCCTTGGAACAGGCGGGTATTGTCGACAAAGGTTACATCGACCTGCGCCGGGGTGCTGGTGCTTACATCTGCGGTGAGGAATCCGCGATGATCGAGTCGATTGAAGGCAAGAAGGGCCTGCCGCGTCACCGTCCTCCGTTCGTGGCGCAAGTTGGTGTCTTTAACCGCCCGACCTTGGTGCACAATGTCGAAACACTGTATTGGGTCACCAAAGTGTGCCGTGAAGGGCCGGAATGCCTAAACAGCACCGAAAAGAATGGCCGCACCGGCCTACGAAGCTATTCGGTCTCGGGCCGGGTGGCAAAGCCTGGTGTGTACCTGCTGCCCGCAGGATCGACCATTCTTGATGTGATTGATGCCGCCGGCGGCATGGCCGAAGGCCATGTGTTCAAGGCGTATCAACCGGGCGGGCCGTCGTCAGGTCTTCTCCCTTCCAGCATCGACGACGTCCCGCTCGACTTTGACACTTTGCAACCACTGGGCACCTTCATCGGCTCCGCTGCGGTTGTGGTTCTGTCAAATCAGGACACCGCTCGCGACGCTGCGCTGAACATGCTGCGGTTCTTCGAAGATGAAAGCTGCGGTCAGTGTACGCCTTGCCGCGCAGGCTGCGAAAAAGCGGTGAAGCTGATGCAGGCCGATAAATGGGATACCGAACTGTTGGAAGATCTGTGTCAGGTCATGGGTGATGCCTCGATCTGCGGTCTGGGGCAGGCGGCCCCAAACCCGATCCGCCTGGTCATGAAACATTTCGCTGACGAAATCTGA